One Desulfovibrio sp. Fe33 DNA segment encodes these proteins:
- the trmFO gene encoding methylenetetrahydrofolate--tRNA-(uracil(54)-C(5))-methyltransferase (FADH(2)-oxidizing) TrmFO codes for MPQVRSQATYTAYCGGRKRYPGGEMAHVVIVGGGLAGCDCAWQLARAGVSVTLFEMKPEKHSEAHTEDGLAELVCSNSFRATGPAAAIGLLKDEMEALGSLVMEAAFATRVPAGGALAVDRTLFSEYITDKIEGHELITVVRREITSLDDDALKDCDAVVVAAGPLASADLTESLMSAVGDARLYFYDAIAPIISRESVDFDKAFWGSRWKPEDDDYLNCPMDEAEYKAFVAALLEGEKVKPRDFEKEVHFEACLPVEAMAERGEMTLAFGPLKPVGFVDPRTGERPFAIVQLRTENADKTAFNLVGFQTKLKYPEQKRIFRMIPGLENAEFLRLGSIHRNTYVNAPEVLDGTLQLRNRPGVYLAGQITGVEGYLESAACGLWLGLTLGKRFNGGEVVDPPVETALGALMNHLRTRPDKQFQPSNVNFGLMPGLEGRIKKKFRKEAYGKRAQEAFTAWFESAGLAG; via the coding sequence ATTCCGCAGGTTCGCAGTCAGGCCACCTATACGGCATATTGCGGCGGACGTAAACGATACCCGGGAGGGGAAATGGCACATGTGGTGATAGTGGGCGGCGGTCTGGCCGGGTGCGACTGCGCCTGGCAACTGGCGCGCGCCGGGGTCTCGGTGACTCTTTTCGAGATGAAGCCCGAAAAACATTCCGAGGCCCACACCGAGGACGGACTGGCCGAGCTGGTCTGCTCCAACTCTTTTCGCGCCACAGGTCCGGCGGCGGCCATAGGCCTGCTCAAGGATGAAATGGAAGCCCTGGGCAGCCTGGTCATGGAAGCGGCCTTTGCCACAAGGGTTCCGGCGGGCGGAGCGCTGGCCGTGGACCGCACCCTGTTTTCCGAATACATCACCGATAAGATCGAGGGCCATGAGCTCATTACCGTGGTCCGCCGGGAAATAACCTCCCTGGACGACGACGCGCTCAAGGACTGCGACGCGGTGGTCGTGGCCGCCGGTCCCCTGGCCAGCGCCGACCTGACTGAAAGCCTCATGTCCGCCGTAGGCGACGCACGGCTCTATTTCTACGACGCCATCGCGCCCATCATTTCGCGCGAATCCGTCGATTTCGACAAGGCGTTCTGGGGATCACGCTGGAAGCCCGAGGACGACGACTATCTCAACTGCCCCATGGACGAGGCCGAGTACAAGGCGTTCGTGGCCGCGTTGCTGGAGGGCGAGAAGGTCAAGCCGCGCGACTTCGAGAAGGAAGTGCATTTCGAGGCGTGCCTGCCCGTGGAGGCCATGGCCGAGCGCGGCGAGATGACGCTCGCTTTCGGCCCGCTCAAGCCCGTGGGGTTCGTGGACCCCAGGACCGGCGAGCGTCCCTTCGCCATCGTTCAGCTTCGCACCGAGAACGCGGACAAGACCGCCTTCAATCTGGTGGGTTTCCAGACCAAGCTCAAGTACCCGGAGCAAAAACGCATCTTCCGCATGATTCCCGGCCTGGAAAATGCCGAGTTCCTGCGGCTCGGTTCCATTCACCGCAACACCTACGTCAATGCGCCCGAGGTCCTGGACGGGACCCTGCAACTCCGGAACCGGCCCGGCGTATATCTGGCGGGGCAGATTACCGGAGTGGAAGGGTATCTGGAGTCGGCGGCCTGCGGATTGTGGCTCGGACTGACCCTGGGCAAGCGGTTCAATGGGGGGGAGGTCGTCGATCCGCCCGTGGAAACGGCGCTCGGCGCGCTCATGAATCATCTGCGGACCCGGCCCGACAAGCAGTTCCAGCCGTCCAACGTCAATTTCGGCCTTATGCCCGGGCTTGAGGGGCGGATAAAGAAGAAGTTCCGCAAGGAAGCCTACGGCAAGCGCGCCCAGGAAGCCTTCACCGCCTGGTTCGAGTCGGCGGGCCTGGCGGGCTGA
- a CDS encoding ABC transporter ATP-binding protein, producing MTKPLLDIRELTTCFSSPQGIAKAVDNVSLSFMQGETLAVVGESGCGKTVLALSILGLIPDPPGRVTDGSILYRGKDLLDMPESELRRIRGNAISMIFQEPMTALNPVFRIDDQIAEPLRLHQGFGKHEALEKAVDALKLVGIPNPAKVARSYPHELSGGMRQRVMIAMALACNPDILIADEPTTALDVTIQAQILDLMDDLRERMNGSLMLITHDLGVVARMARRVAVMYSGKIVELAGVDELYAEPLHPYTRGLLASMPSLGETRELNPIPGIVPGIFDLPQGCRFHPRCPEAYRKCSLLLPPLFEPEPGRKVRCWLYED from the coding sequence ATGACAAAACCATTACTGGACATACGCGAGCTGACCACCTGCTTTTCCTCGCCCCAGGGCATCGCCAAGGCGGTGGATAACGTCAGCCTTTCCTTTATGCAAGGAGAAACCCTGGCCGTGGTCGGCGAGTCGGGTTGCGGCAAGACCGTGCTCGCCCTTTCCATCCTCGGACTCATACCCGACCCGCCGGGCCGGGTCACGGACGGAAGCATCCTGTACAGGGGCAAGGACCTCCTCGACATGCCTGAGAGCGAACTCCGGCGCATCCGGGGCAACGCCATCTCCATGATCTTCCAGGAGCCCATGACCGCCCTCAATCCGGTCTTCCGCATCGACGACCAGATCGCCGAGCCGTTGCGGCTGCACCAGGGATTCGGCAAACACGAGGCCCTGGAAAAAGCCGTGGACGCGCTCAAGCTGGTGGGCATCCCGAACCCGGCCAAGGTCGCGCGGTCCTACCCGCACGAGCTGTCCGGCGGTATGCGCCAGAGGGTCATGATCGCCATGGCCCTGGCCTGCAATCCCGACATTCTCATCGCCGACGAGCCGACCACAGCACTGGACGTAACCATACAGGCGCAAATTCTCGACCTGATGGACGACCTCAGGGAACGGATGAACGGCTCGCTCATGCTCATCACCCACGACCTCGGCGTGGTGGCCCGCATGGCCCGGCGCGTGGCCGTCATGTACTCGGGCAAAATCGTCGAACTGGCGGGAGTGGACGAACTCTACGCCGAGCCGCTGCACCCCTACACCAGGGGGCTGCTCGCCTCCATGCCGTCGCTGGGCGAAACCCGCGAGCTCAACCCCATCCCCGGCATCGTGCCGGGCATCTTCGACCTGCCCCAGGGGTGCCGCTTCCATCCCCGCTGTCCCGAGGCGTACCGGAAATGCTCGCTCCTGCTCCCTCCGCTGTTCGAACCCGAGCCGGGCCGCAAGGTCCGCTGCTGGCTTTACGAGGACTAG
- a CDS encoding ABC transporter ATP-binding protein, protein MALLELINVTKHYRVSGGMLGLVTGTVRAVDGVNLSVDRGETLGLVGESGCGKSTLAKCIMGLEPITSGEVVFGDRSIAAWDEKKLRAKMQMIFQDPYSSLNPRQKIGSIIREGLDIHDIGTKDERRDKVADLLKLVGLRPEHGQRYPHEFSGGQRQRVAVARALALDPTLVVCDEPVSALDVSVQAQVLGLLKTLQKRLSLTYVFISHDLSVVSHICDRVAVMYLGRIMEIGPSKALFAAPRHPYTEALLSAVLRPDPTVRPQRIALTGDMPSPMDPPKGCPFHPRCPKAFDKCRTDRPELMEQPDGVRAACWLHGGL, encoded by the coding sequence ATGGCCCTGCTCGAACTGATAAACGTGACCAAACACTACAGGGTCTCCGGCGGAATGCTCGGGCTCGTCACCGGCACGGTGCGCGCCGTGGACGGCGTGAACCTGAGCGTGGACCGCGGCGAGACCCTCGGCCTGGTGGGGGAATCGGGGTGCGGCAAGTCCACACTCGCGAAATGCATCATGGGCCTCGAACCCATCACCTCCGGCGAAGTCGTCTTCGGCGACCGTTCCATCGCCGCCTGGGATGAAAAAAAGCTGCGCGCCAAAATGCAGATGATCTTCCAGGACCCCTATTCCTCCCTCAATCCGAGGCAGAAAATCGGCTCCATCATCCGCGAAGGGCTGGATATCCACGATATCGGCACCAAGGACGAACGGCGCGATAAAGTGGCCGACCTTCTGAAGCTGGTCGGACTGCGGCCCGAACACGGCCAACGCTACCCCCATGAATTTTCCGGCGGCCAACGCCAGCGTGTGGCCGTGGCCCGCGCCCTGGCCTTGGACCCGACCCTGGTGGTCTGCGACGAGCCCGTGTCCGCCCTGGACGTGTCGGTGCAGGCCCAGGTCCTCGGCCTGCTGAAGACCCTGCAGAAACGGCTGAGTCTGACCTATGTCTTCATCTCCCACGACCTGTCCGTGGTCAGCCACATCTGCGACCGCGTCGCGGTCATGTATCTCGGAAGGATTATGGAAATAGGTCCAAGCAAGGCCCTGTTCGCCGCCCCCAGGCACCCGTACACCGAAGCCCTGCTCTCAGCCGTGCTGCGGCCTGATCCGACCGTCCGGCCCCAGCGCATCGCGCTCACGGGCGACATGCCCAGCCCCATGGACCCGCCCAAGGGTTGTCCTTTCCATCCCCGCTGTCCGAAAGCCTTCGACAAATGCAGGACGGACCGCCCGGAGCTCATGGAGCAGCCCGACGGCGTACGCGCGGCCTGCTGGCTCCACGGCGGGCTGTAA
- a CDS encoding HD domain-containing protein — MITREEAVALLKAHNTEANLIHHALESEAVMRGLARKLGRDEDLWGLTGLLHDLDYATTKDVPARHGLDTVDLLADKLPEEALSAIRRHAAEMNGSEGPEAEFDYALRCGETVTGMVHAGALVRPTKIDGMTPKSLKKKMKDKAFAASVNRDCIRECEKIGVELGEFLQIAIDSVTDIAPEVGLAAE, encoded by the coding sequence ATGATAACGCGAGAAGAAGCCGTCGCCCTGCTCAAGGCGCACAACACCGAAGCCAACCTGATCCACCACGCCCTGGAATCCGAGGCCGTCATGCGCGGCCTGGCCCGCAAACTGGGCAGGGATGAGGATCTGTGGGGCCTTACGGGCCTGCTCCACGACCTCGACTACGCCACGACCAAGGACGTCCCCGCCCGCCATGGGCTGGATACCGTCGACCTGCTGGCCGACAAGCTGCCTGAAGAGGCCCTGTCCGCCATCCGCCGCCACGCCGCCGAAATGAACGGCTCCGAGGGACCGGAAGCCGAATTCGACTACGCCCTGCGCTGCGGCGAGACCGTCACCGGCATGGTCCACGCGGGCGCGCTGGTGCGACCGACCAAGATTGACGGCATGACGCCCAAAAGCCTCAAGAAAAAGATGAAGGACAAGGCGTTCGCGGCAAGCGTCAACCGGGACTGTATCCGGGAATGCGAGAAGATCGGCGTGGAGCTCGGCGAATTCCTGCAAATCGCCATTGATTCCGTTACCGACATCGCTCCGGAAGTGGGACTCGCCGCCGAGTAG
- the cbiQ gene encoding cobalt ECF transporter T component CbiQ, producing the protein MAALTEPFATGDSFLHRMDPRIRLVAALVLSVPVALLPESRPAWLALAAGLILVKMARLDLLVVLKRLLMVNFFIAFLWFFLPFSVPGEPVFDLGPLHATAQGIDRALLITVKSNAVVISLMALLGTISIQNLGPALQQLGVPDKLCHILLFTHRYVFSIYQEYTTMRQAMRARGFKPRTDRHTYRTFAWLVGMLLVKSWDRAERVQGAMRCRGFHGRFYSLAAFRTRPPDYLFLAACVALSAGLAYMGFIQGGLS; encoded by the coding sequence GTGGCCGCACTGACCGAGCCGTTCGCCACGGGCGACTCCTTTCTGCATCGCATGGATCCGCGCATCCGACTCGTCGCCGCGCTGGTCCTGAGCGTGCCTGTGGCCCTGTTGCCCGAGTCCCGGCCCGCCTGGCTCGCGCTGGCCGCCGGGCTGATCCTGGTAAAGATGGCCCGTCTCGATCTTTTGGTGGTGCTGAAAAGGCTGCTGATGGTCAACTTCTTCATCGCCTTCCTGTGGTTCTTTCTGCCCTTCTCCGTGCCCGGCGAACCGGTCTTCGACCTCGGCCCGCTGCACGCCACGGCCCAGGGCATCGACCGGGCCCTGCTCATCACGGTCAAGTCAAATGCCGTGGTCATCAGTCTGATGGCCCTGCTCGGGACCATTTCGATACAGAATCTGGGCCCGGCCCTGCAACAGCTCGGCGTTCCCGACAAGCTGTGCCACATACTGCTCTTCACCCACCGCTACGTCTTCTCCATCTATCAGGAATACACGACCATGCGCCAGGCCATGCGGGCGCGCGGGTTCAAGCCGCGCACTGACAGGCACACCTACCGCACCTTCGCCTGGCTCGTCGGGATGCTCCTGGTCAAGAGCTGGGACCGCGCGGAACGGGTTCAGGGGGCCATGCGCTGCCGGGGATTCCACGGCCGTTTCTACAGTCTGGCCGCGTTCAGGACACGGCCCCCGGATTATCTGTTTCTCGCCGCCTGCGTCGCATTGAGCGCGGGCCTCGCATACATGGGCTTCATCCAAGGGGGACTGTCGTGA
- a CDS encoding energy-coupling factor ABC transporter ATP-binding protein encodes MSHAIIQLKDIFYAFPGRGDTLKGLTFHLHPGEKLGLFGPNGAGKSTMLHILMGLIAPDKGEVELFGVPMTDNKAFETARPRIGFLFQHSDDQLFCPTVLDDVAFGPLNQGLTREQAADRAKEALKTVGLEGFEDRVPHRLSGGEKKLVALATVLSMRPEVLVLDEPTTGLSPEAKERLVAILAGLDMARLVVSHDMDFLTATTDRLLAMREGQIGHGELKPHSHIHVHVEGDIPHQH; translated from the coding sequence GTGAGCCACGCCATCATCCAATTGAAGGACATCTTCTATGCCTTCCCCGGCCGGGGCGACACCCTCAAAGGGCTGACCTTCCATCTGCATCCGGGAGAAAAACTCGGGCTGTTCGGGCCGAACGGCGCGGGCAAATCCACCATGCTGCACATCCTCATGGGATTGATCGCCCCGGACAAGGGCGAGGTGGAGCTGTTCGGCGTTCCCATGACCGACAACAAAGCGTTCGAGACCGCCCGACCGAGGATAGGCTTCCTGTTTCAGCACTCGGACGACCAACTGTTTTGCCCCACGGTCCTCGACGACGTGGCCTTCGGCCCCCTCAACCAGGGACTTACGCGCGAGCAGGCCGCCGACCGGGCCAAAGAGGCGCTCAAGACCGTCGGCCTGGAGGGATTCGAAGACCGCGTTCCGCACCGGCTTTCCGGCGGCGAAAAGAAGCTGGTCGCCCTGGCCACGGTCCTGTCCATGCGGCCCGAAGTCCTGGTTCTGGATGAACCGACAACCGGCCTCTCTCCCGAGGCCAAAGAGCGACTGGTAGCCATCCTCGCCGGGCTGGACATGGCCCGCCTGGTAGTCTCCCACGATATGGACTTCCTGACCGCCACCACGGATCGGTTGCTGGCCATGCGCGAAGGACAAATCGGGCACGGCGAGCTAAAGCCGCACAGCCACATCCATGTGCACGTGGAAGGGGACATCCCCCATCAGCACTGA
- a CDS encoding MATE family efflux transporter, which yields MSHSPSRTIWKLAWPQLIMTMFHVLIGMTDVWVAGYISREVQASLGIITQSLFFLLVVAMAVANGAVAAISQSIGAGLEKRATRYVGLCLILAALLGAVFLVLGLPLKNLLLSALQVPESMRPVTQYFLTVFLLLLPPYYILLITNAIFRARKQVIYPLYCMIIVTSLNTVLDLGLGLGWFGMPNIGYKGLAWATFGSVTCGALFNLALLARQGQLRPACFAPWRWMKRATPYLVKVAWPSGLMQVVWQSGYLVLYAITASLPGGAVNALAGMSIGLRIESLLFMPAMAFNMTASILVGHYLGARQPEEAKRFGFRILVIGLVSISVFALVVWQFINPWVALLTRDAAVAAQAVSYLKWNLLAIPFTLSSMILAGAFNGAGATLYNMLIMGAATWCLRLPLAYILGHQIMDGAEGIWIAMFCSQIVQSSTLLYFYKFKNWQRFAMIRNRNGHKG from the coding sequence ATGTCGCACTCCCCTTCCAGAACCATCTGGAAACTGGCGTGGCCCCAGCTCATCATGACCATGTTCCATGTGCTCATCGGCATGACGGACGTCTGGGTGGCGGGATATATCTCGCGCGAGGTCCAGGCCTCGCTCGGCATCATCACCCAGTCCCTCTTCTTCCTGCTGGTGGTGGCCATGGCCGTGGCCAACGGCGCGGTGGCGGCCATCAGCCAATCCATCGGGGCGGGACTGGAAAAACGGGCCACACGGTATGTGGGCTTGTGCCTGATTCTGGCGGCCCTGCTCGGCGCGGTGTTCCTGGTTCTGGGCCTGCCGCTCAAGAACCTCCTGTTGAGCGCATTGCAGGTGCCGGAGTCCATGCGCCCGGTGACGCAGTATTTCCTGACCGTGTTCCTGCTCCTGCTTCCGCCTTACTATATCCTGCTCATCACCAACGCCATCTTCCGTGCGCGCAAGCAGGTGATCTACCCCCTGTATTGCATGATAATCGTCACGTCCCTCAACACCGTGCTCGACCTGGGACTGGGCCTGGGCTGGTTCGGTATGCCGAACATCGGTTACAAGGGGTTGGCCTGGGCCACCTTCGGCTCGGTCACCTGCGGCGCGCTTTTCAATCTGGCGCTCCTGGCCAGACAGGGACAACTGCGTCCCGCCTGCTTTGCGCCCTGGCGCTGGATGAAACGGGCCACCCCCTACCTTGTCAAAGTCGCATGGCCGTCGGGCCTCATGCAGGTCGTCTGGCAGTCCGGCTACCTGGTGCTCTACGCCATCACCGCAAGCCTGCCCGGCGGCGCGGTCAACGCGCTGGCGGGCATGTCCATCGGACTGCGCATCGAGTCGCTCCTGTTCATGCCGGCCATGGCTTTCAACATGACCGCGTCCATCCTGGTGGGCCACTACCTCGGAGCGCGGCAGCCGGAAGAGGCCAAACGGTTCGGCTTCCGCATCCTCGTCATCGGACTGGTGTCCATCTCTGTTTTCGCCCTGGTGGTCTGGCAATTCATCAACCCGTGGGTGGCCCTGCTCACCCGCGACGCCGCCGTGGCCGCGCAGGCGGTCAGCTATCTTAAATGGAACCTCCTGGCCATTCCCTTCACCCTGTCCAGCATGATCCTGGCCGGGGCGTTCAACGGCGCGGGAGCCACCCTGTACAACATGCTCATCATGGGGGCGGCCACATGGTGTCTCAGGCTGCCGCTGGCATACATCCTGGGCCACCAGATCATGGACGGCGCCGAAGGCATCTGGATCGCCATGTTCTGCTCACAGATCGTCCAGTCCTCCACCCTGCTCTACTTCTACAAATTCAAGAACTGGCAACGTTTCGCCATGATCCGCAATCGAAACGGCCACAAAGGATAA
- a CDS encoding DUF2156 domain-containing protein, protein MTLQFEPISLDRQDEYHEALTGCPQLMTSDFSFANVFGWAEHYGLEWAFHDKLCFIRQTKPEQVCWAPVGPWEEYDWADCRAMTEGKRFVRVPEALTRLWSIAYGNKITISESREHWDYVYSVEELISLKGKAFHKKKNLLNQFKKSYLYTYESMAPECVEEVLEMQDEWFKWYEENNPSEALEAENHAITRVLQHIDQIKGLMGATIRVEGKVIAYTVAEPLCENSLVIHFEKGDVRYKGVYQAINQMFLENDGAEFTNVNREQDLGDPGLRKAKMSYNPSFFLKKFEAELL, encoded by the coding sequence ATGACCCTGCAATTCGAACCCATCTCCCTGGACCGGCAGGACGAATACCATGAAGCCCTGACCGGCTGTCCTCAACTCATGACCAGCGACTTCTCCTTTGCCAACGTTTTCGGCTGGGCAGAACACTATGGACTGGAATGGGCCTTCCACGACAAACTGTGCTTCATCCGCCAGACCAAGCCGGAACAGGTCTGCTGGGCTCCGGTGGGTCCCTGGGAAGAGTACGACTGGGCCGATTGCCGGGCCATGACCGAAGGGAAACGGTTCGTCCGCGTGCCCGAAGCCCTGACCAGGCTGTGGTCCATTGCCTACGGCAACAAGATCACCATTTCCGAGAGCCGCGAGCATTGGGATTACGTCTATTCGGTGGAAGAGCTCATCTCCCTCAAGGGCAAGGCCTTCCACAAGAAAAAGAACCTGCTCAATCAGTTCAAGAAGAGCTACCTCTACACCTACGAATCCATGGCCCCCGAGTGCGTGGAGGAGGTGCTGGAGATGCAGGACGAGTGGTTCAAGTGGTACGAGGAGAACAACCCCTCGGAAGCGCTTGAGGCGGAAAACCACGCCATCACCCGGGTGCTCCAGCACATCGACCAGATCAAGGGGCTGATGGGAGCGACCATCCGCGTGGAGGGCAAGGTCATCGCCTACACCGTGGCCGAACCGCTGTGCGAAAACTCCCTGGTCATCCACTTCGAGAAGGGGGACGTCCGCTACAAGGGCGTGTACCAGGCCATCAACCAGATGTTCCTGGAAAACGACGGCGCGGAGTTCACCAACGTCAACCGCGAACAGGACCTGGGGGACCCGGGCCTGCGCAAGGCGAAGATGTCGTACAATCCCTCCTTCTTCCTGAAAAAATTCGAGGCCGAACTGCTCTAG
- a CDS encoding alkaline phosphatase family protein produces the protein MSLLLSSAPRSRLVVLGLDGLPLSLARTLGASLPNVRRLAENACSVKAELPELSPVNWTSFYTGEGPETHGIFGFSHMDPRTYELRVNQGADVTAPTVFDRLGEHGLVSRVVNLPNTYPARPLRGMLVAGFVAPDLGRAAYPPFLAGRLADAGYRLEADTNRGRGDLAHLLGELRATLKSRLTALDILWPDLSWDLFVHVFTETDRLFHFFMDAVLHADHPDHMECIRFLADWDYALGAFLARYDALPGPKRLLVLADHGFTELKTEVSLNTWLMRADLLSLSGPPRDEWDVSKITPESKAFALDPGRIYLHDRGRFERGNVASPERQGLLRRIADGLMELEYEGTPVLRAVHRGEALYPGATSNQCPDLVCEARPGFDLKAKFDRREIFGLHGRTGTHTVDGAIFADSHGARPERMRDVGRIILQHFDITE, from the coding sequence ATGTCTCTTCTCCTGTCCTCCGCGCCGCGCTCCCGACTGGTCGTTCTCGGGCTGGACGGCCTGCCCCTGAGCCTTGCCAGGACCCTTGGCGCTTCCCTGCCCAATGTGCGGCGGCTGGCTGAAAACGCCTGTTCGGTCAAAGCCGAACTGCCCGAGCTCTCCCCGGTCAACTGGACCAGCTTCTACACCGGGGAAGGCCCGGAGACGCACGGGATTTTCGGTTTCTCCCACATGGACCCGCGAACCTACGAACTGCGCGTCAACCAGGGCGCGGACGTCACCGCGCCGACCGTCTTCGACCGCCTCGGGGAACACGGGCTGGTCTCCCGGGTGGTCAATCTGCCCAACACCTATCCCGCCCGCCCGTTGCGCGGGATGCTCGTGGCCGGGTTCGTGGCCCCCGATCTCGGAAGAGCGGCCTACCCGCCATTTCTCGCAGGCAGGCTCGCCGACGCCGGGTACAGGCTCGAAGCGGACACCAACCGGGGCCGCGGCGACCTCGCCCACCTGCTGGGGGAACTGCGCGCCACCCTCAAATCCCGGCTGACCGCCCTGGACATCCTCTGGCCCGATCTCTCGTGGGACCTGTTCGTGCATGTCTTCACCGAGACCGACAGGCTCTTCCACTTTTTCATGGACGCGGTGCTTCACGCCGACCATCCCGACCACATGGAATGCATACGGTTCCTGGCAGACTGGGATTACGCCCTGGGCGCATTCCTGGCGCGCTACGACGCACTTCCCGGCCCCAAGCGGCTGCTGGTCCTGGCGGACCACGGATTCACCGAATTGAAGACCGAGGTCAGCCTGAACACATGGCTCATGCGCGCCGACCTGCTTTCCCTGTCCGGACCGCCGCGCGACGAATGGGATGTTTCGAAAATCACTCCCGAATCCAAGGCGTTCGCCCTGGACCCCGGCCGCATCTATCTCCACGACCGAGGCCGGTTCGAACGCGGCAACGTGGCCTCGCCCGAACGCCAAGGACTGCTTCGGCGCATCGCCGACGGCCTCATGGAGCTCGAATACGAAGGAACGCCCGTCCTGCGGGCCGTGCATCGGGGGGAAGCCCTCTACCCGGGAGCTACCTCGAACCAATGCCCGGACCTGGTCTGCGAGGCACGCCCCGGATTCGATCTCAAGGCCAAATTCGACCGCCGGGAAATTTTTGGTTTGCATGGACGCACCGGGACACATACGGTGGACGGAGCCATCTTCGCCGACTCGCACGGGGCGCGCCCCGAACGCATGAGAGACGTCGGACGCATCATACTACAACATTTCGACATCACAGAATAA